In one Thunnus maccoyii chromosome 12, fThuMac1.1, whole genome shotgun sequence genomic region, the following are encoded:
- the LOC121908291 gene encoding complement C1q-like protein 2 — protein sequence MKITVAALTLSFCYLSVAEVQLVDHSAGEENTTEIHSSEPECFCAAGDITGCKKNFWVILRELEAKLKSTEEQLEDLRGEVQGKRVAFGASIGNVGNIGPFNTEITLTYKNVYANTGSYNPATGIFTAPVKGFYYFSFSGNNISSNPMGLRLMKNGVQMVTVYNHVAGNRHETATNSMTLQLEVGDQVYMRLRTNTWIFDNGNSHSTFIGHLLFPL from the exons ATGAAGATCACAGTGGCTGCCCTGACTTTATCCTTCTGCTACCTGTCCGTGGCCGAGGTCCAGCTGGTGGATCACAGTGCAGGAGAGGAAAATACCACAGAGATTCACAGCAGCGAGCCAGAATGTTTCTGTGCTGCTGGTGACATAACAGGGTGCAAGAAAAACTTTTGGGTTATTTTAAGAGAACTGGAGGCCAAATTGAAAAGCACTGAGGAACAGTTAGAAGATCTGAGAGGAGAAGTTCAAG GTAAACGGGTGGCATTTGGAGCATCTATCGGCAATGTTGGAAATATTGGACCTTTCAACACTGAGATTACTCTGACCTACAAGAATGTCTACGCAAACACAGGCTCATACAACCCTGCAACAG GTATTTTCACTGCTCCAGTCAAAGGATTCTACTACTTCAGCTTCTCTGGCAATAATATTTCCTCTAATCCAATGGGGCTGAGACTCATGAAGAATGGGGTGCAGATGGTCACTGTGTACAACCATGTAGCTGGAAACCGCCACGAAACAGCAACCAACAGCATGACTCTACAGCTTGAAGTTGGAGACCAGGTGTACATGAGACTCCGGACAAACACCTGGATTTTTGATAATGGAAATAGCCACTCCACGTTCATTGGCCATTTGTTATTCCCTCTGTAA